CCGCGGTCCGGCGAAGTCCATCAGGGCGGGCGCGACGACCATCTCGGCGCCGGTGCCCTCCAGGTCCCAGGCGAGCTGCTGGAGCCGGCGCGGCGTCCAGTAGGCGTCGGCGGTGACCGCGACGATCCGGTAGCCGCCGCGGCGGACCTGCTCGGCCAGTTCGCCGAACCGGCCGACGACCGGGACGCCTTCCAGCTCGACGCCGATCTCGGCGCGACCGTCCACGGTGCACACGGCGTCCACGCGCCAGCCCAGGTGGGGCGCGCGGCGGGTCCGGCCGATCAGGTCGGTGACGGTGTCGACGTTGCCGGCGGCGAGCACCGGCAGCAGGCAGCGGCCCTCGCCGCGGGCGCGGTGCAGCGGGCGGCGGAGCAGGTAGCGGACCGGGAGGGCGACCAGCGCGACGGCCGGTCCGACCACGAACACCCACAGGCGCGCGCCGGGCAGCCCCGCCGCGAGCGCGCCGAGGCCGAGCGCGACGACGGAGCTGAACAGGCCGCGGCCGAGGCGGCGGAACTCCTCCGCGCCCTGGCCGAGCACCATGGGGTTCCAGACCCGGTTGAGGAACAGGGACCCGATGACCACCGCGACCGTGACGGCCTCCAGCGCGATCAGCGGCAGCGGCGCGAACGAGGCGTGGCGGGAGGACAGGAAGAAGCCCGCCAGCGCGACGACCACGACCGTGCACAGGACGTCGGCCGTGATGACGCCGTAGCGGTAGGCGGGTTCCCAGCTGCCGACGGTGGGGTGGGTCGTGCGGTTGGCGCCCATCCTCGCGACCGGTCTGTGTCGCGTGGGCTGGACCTGCTCGCTCATCGTGGTGCTCCCCGGGGGTTGGGCCGGTTCGGACGTGCACGTTCGCAGGGCATCCCCGACGGACCCGCGTGGTGTACGACAAATGGTGCGGCAGGCGATTCCTCGGCCAGCCAAATGGTGATTCGTCGCACTGGCCGGATGCGTTACAAGTTCGTCGGCGACCATTCCTCGGCGGACCGGGCGGCGCACACCCAGACGGTTCGCGAGGTGACTTCGGGTCACCGCCGAGGTGTCCGGAAAAGGCTTGCCACAGCACCGGGAGTGAGCCTCCACAGTGGTCCGGAGACCGTCGCGCAGGCGCGCGGACACGTCCATCGCGTTCGGGGCGTCCCGCGTTACAGGGGGGTTTTCGGCGGCAGCCGGAACTACGGCTTCGAATTTCTTCGAAAGTGCTCCGGAGGAGTCGGCGGCAGACCGCACCGCGGCGGGTTGCCATCACCCTTCCACAGACCGGGTAGAGCTATTCGGCGCAACGGGCCGGGCGCTTCGGGTGACCGGCGCGCGGTATTTCCGGGAACGTTCGGCCAACCGGGAGTGACGAGCGCCACTCCCCCGGTGCGAACGGGGGCGGTGGCGGTCGTGCCGGTAGACATCGGCTGGTCGGACGTCTGGAGCGCGCGGGTGCGGTGGAGCGACCTGTGGTGGACGCCACTCGCCGGACCCGACTGCGGCAGGGCCGGCGGTGGGCTGCCGGTGGGGTCAGCGGCCGGCGACCAGGCGTGCCTTCTCGTCGCCGACGGCGATCACGTCGCCGTCGTGCAGCTGGGCGCCGCGCCGCGTCTCCAGCCTGCCGTTCACCGTCACCTCGTCCGACTCGACCAGTTCCCGGGCGTGCGCGCCGTTGTCCGCCAGGCCCGCCAGCTTGAGGAACTGGCCCAACCTGATCATGTCGTCGGAGATCTCGACCTCGCGGATGCGCATGGCCACATCATCCTCCAGGCACCCAGAGCCCGCGCATGTGCGGCGGTTAACGAGGATTGCACGGAGTCGAAACACGCCGGACATCATCCGGACCGGGTTCGGTCTAGGTTCCCACAGGGTGAGCACAGGCAGCTCTGACCCGGAGCCGACCGGCGGCGAGCGCAGACGCCGCCGGTCCCCGCGCGGTGAGGTCGGCACGACCGGCGCCCGCTTCGGCTCCCCCGCACTGCGCCGCCACCTCGACGGGGAGCAACCGGCGCCGCCCGAGCCCGCGCGCAAGCGGCGGTCGCGCGGCGAGGTCGGCGCCACGGGCGCCCGGTTCGGCTCGGCGGCGTTGCGCCGCAGCCTGGAGGAGGTCCGCGACGACCCGCCGGCGGAGACCGCGCCGTTCCGGGCCGAGCCCCCGACCATCCCGGCCATCCCGGCCGCCCGGGAGCCCGAGCCCGCCGTCGAGGAGTTCTCCGGTCCCCTGGTCCGCCCCTACGCGTGGACCGGCGGCCGCACGGCGTCCGAGTACGACCTGAGGCTGGAGACGCTGGTCTCGCTGGAGGAGCGCGGCATCGCGGTGGCCATGCGCGACACCACGGCCGAGCAGCGGTCGATCGTGGAGGTGTGCGCCGACCCGCGGTCGGTGGCCGAGGTGTCCGCGCTGCTGGCGGTGCCGCTCGGCGTGGTGCGGGTGCTGCTCGGCGACCTCATCGGCATGGGCGTCGTCGCGGTGCACGACAACGCCGCCGCTCCCGGCGGGCCGGACCTCACCCTGCTGGAACGGGTGCTGGCCGGCCTGCGCGCCCTCTGAACCGACCCCTCCAGCCCGCCCCCTCTAGCCCGCCCGCTCGACCTCCGCCCGCAGCCGGCCGAACACCTCGGCCAGGTCGGCCAGCCGGTAGTGCGCGTTCAGCCCGCTCGGGTTCGGCAGCACCCACAGCCGGGCCGACGCGATCAGCTCCTCCTGCGGGCCGACCTTCGCGCCCTTGCGCCCGAACGCGGCCCGGTACGCCGTCACGCCGACGACCGCGACCACCTTCGGCCGGTGCTCGCGGGCCAGCTCGGTCAGCCGCGCGCCACCCGCCCGCAGCTCCTCGGCGGTCAGCTCGTCGGCCTTCGCCGTCGGTCGGGCGACCAGGTTCGTGATGCCCAGCCCGTAGCCCGGCAGCTCGTCCTGCTCGTCGGGGCGCAGCAGCCGCGGCGTGAAGCCGGACAGGTGCAGCGCCGGCCAGAACCGGTTGCCCGGCCGGGCGAAGTGCTGCCCCTTGGCGGCCGACATCAGACCGGGGTTGATGCCGCAGAACAACACCTCCAGCCCCGGCCCGAGCACGTCCGGCAGGGCGCCGTCCGCCGCGCTCACCCGACCACCACCGGGGTGCCGCCGACGACCAGCCGCCAGTCCACCCGGTGCAGCGCCGCCGGGTCGACCTCGCCCCGCTCCCGCACCCAGTCGATGATCAGCTGCCGGATCTCCAGCTGCCGGTTGTGCAGCACCGGAGCGGTGGCGACGTGCGGGAAGTTGCCGCCGCCCGACTGCCGGTAGTTGTTGACCGCCACCGCGAACGCCTGGTCCGCCGCCACCGGCGCGCCGTCGTAGGACAGGCCGGTGATCCGCTGCCCGACCGGCCGGGCCAGGTCGACGTCGTAGGTCAGCGGCGCGTCCAGGCCGGCCGCCACGTCGTAGAGGTAGTCGGGCGTGCCGCCCGCGTTGGTCAGCGCGTCCGGCCGGTGCGGGCCCGGCGTGGTCACCGCCTGGTAGTACGCCGCCGAGCGCTCCAGGTAGTCCTTGAGCTGCGCCCCGGTGAGGCGGACGCCGAACAGGGTGTTGTCGTAGACGTAGAGCCCGGCCACGTCCCGCACCGACACGTCGCCCGCCGGGATCGCGGCGGCCTTGTTGAACGGCGACGCCAGCGACAGCACGGGCAGCGCCGCGCCCAGGTCGGCCTTCAGCGCCTCGCCCTGCACCCGGTTGACGAAGTCGAGCACGGCGGTGTCCTCGTAGCGGGCGGTCGCCGCCGACATCGCCGCCTTCGACGTGCCGATCCTGGAGTTGACGTAGGCGACCACCTTGTCGTGGTCGTCGCGCAGCCGGCGGACGATGACCGGGTCCTCGGGCACGGTGGTGGTGTCGAGCACCTGCGAGCGGGACGCCTCGTTGCGCCAGCCCCGCCCCGGCGTCCAGACCAGGTCGAACTCCATCAGGCTGAGCCGCTTGCCCCAGAACAGCGGCTCGGTCAGCAGCACCCGCGCGCCGGTGGCCTTGTTCGTGACGAACCGCTGCGCGATCTCGGTGTGCGCGTGGCCGACCAGGATCGCGTCGATGCCCGGCACCTCCTCGGCGACCAGGGCCGAGCAGTTCTCCGGGAACGGCAGCAGGTCGCCCAGCGACGACGACAGGTCCGCGCCGGAGTGCGCCGCCACGACGACCAGGTCCGCGCCCGCCTCGCGCACCTTCGGCACCCACTCGCGGGCCTGCTCCAGCACGCCGGGGAACGTCATCCGGCCCTCGACGTGCGCCTTGTCCCAGATCGCGATGCCCGGGTTGGTCAGGCCGAGGACGCCGACCCGCAGCGGCGCGGCCCCGGTCCGCCACACGGTCTTGATCACGTACGGGCGGAACGCGGGCTCGCCGGTGGCCGCGTCGACCGCGTTCGCCGCGAGCAGCGGGAAGTCCAGCTGCTTCTCGAACGCGCGCAGCAGGGGGATGCCGTAGTTGAACTCGTGGTTGCCGAGCGCGGCGGCGTCGTAGCCGAGCTCGTTCATCGCGGTGGCCATCGGGTGCACGCGGCGGCGGCCGATGGGCTCGACCTTGGCGTAGTAGTACGCCAGCGGGGTGCCCTGGATGGTGTCGCCCGCGTCGATGAGCAGCGTCCGGTGCGCTCCTCGTTCCTGCCGGACGGCCTTGACCAGTGTGGACAGCTTCGCCAGGCCGACGTCGTTGTGCGCGGCGTCGTCGAACTCGCGGTCGGCGAAGTAGTCCCAGTTGAACACGTTGCCGTGCAGGTCGGTGGTGCCGAGGACGGTGAGCGTGAACCGCCGTCCCCCAGTCCGGTCTTCCGGGGCGGCCCGCGCCACCGTGTGGAACCCGGCGACGGCGAGCACGCCCGCGGCGCCGCCCGCGAGCAGGGCGCGGCGGTGCAGAGGAGATCCGGTCATGCGGCAGACCGTAACCATTGACGGTTGACTAGTCCGCTGCCTTTTCGGCGGTGTCGTCGCCCTTCGCACGTCGTCGCAGGCCGACGAAGACCGTGACGGCAGCCAGCGCCGCCACGGCCGCGATCAGGACCCACACCCACAGCGGCAGGCCGCCGTCGTCGCCGGAAGAGGAGGAGGACGTGGCCGCCGGGGTGGAAGTCCCGGTGGTCGGCTCGGTGATGGTGGCCACCGACGGGGTGGTGGTCGCGGTGGCCGTCGCGGTCTCCGCCGACGTCACGGCCGGTGGCGCGCCGGGCGTGGTGACGGCCGGCGCCTGCTGCCGGGGCGGCGCGGTCAGGGTGAACGCGTACGTGCCGTCCACGAAGTCGCCGTCCAGCGACTCGACCTGCCAGGCCACCTGGTACTGCCCGGCGGGCGAGCCGGTCTCCAGCAGCGCGACGGTCAGCGTCGCGCCGCGGGCGGTGACCTCCCCCAGCGGCCAGGCGCTGCCGTCGGGGGCCAGGACGGTGACCGTGGCGCTCTCGGCGGGCACCGGTTCGGTGAACGTCAGCGTGAGCTGCGTCGGCCGCTGCGGCAGCGACGCGCCGCTCGCCGGGTCGCTCGACACCAGCTCGGTGTGGGCGGACGCCGGGGCCGCCGCCCCGAGCAGGGCCAGGGTCGCCAGCAGCGCCGAGAGCGCCAATCGGGTCATACCGGTAGTTCTACCGGGTCGGAGGGGTCCCCTGCCGGCCGCCGCCCGCCCGCTGCGGGGGTCCGCCGCGCTGCACGTCGCCCTCCGTGATGCTGTCCGCGGTGGGCTCGTCGCCGGTCCCGGAGGAGGCGATGACGCTGACGACGTCGCCGACGGCGATGTCGTCCAGGTCGCCCTGGCCGCCGTTCACCCGCGTGTCGTCGTCGATCCGGTAGGTCCCGCTGAACCCGTCGGTGCTCTTCACCGTGATGGACGAGTCGCCGACCTCGGTGACCTCGCCGTTCTGGAACTCGCCGTGCTGCGCGTCGCCGAACGGCCCACCCATGATCACGAGACCGCCGCCGGGACCGCCGCGCACGCCGTAGCCGCCGGGTCCGCCCATCGCGCCCCGGGCCGCCTCGGGTTTGCTCGCCGCGTAGATGACCCCGCCGCCGACGGCGGCGATGCCCACGGCGATGGCGACCGCGGCGAGGGCCTTGCGGCCGTTCCAGCCGGGTCCCGCGGCGGCGGCCCGCGGCGGCGGTTCCTCGCCCCACGTCGGTTGCTGCTCGGTTTCGGTAGTCATGGCGACCAACGTCCCGGTGGAGCCTGTGCGTGGGCTGTGCGGTCCTTGGGCGGCGGCTGTGCGTGCGCCACGAGCGGTGGCGGGCGTTCACAGGTGGTACACAGGATCGGCACAGGTCCGGCTCAAGGGCCGGGATCACGATGGGAGCATGCGCCCAGTGTCCGCTTCGGGGTCCTCCCCTGAGCTCCGCCGCCCGGACGGCAGTCCCGTGCGTGTCCTGGTGGTCGACGACGAGTCCACCTTGGCCGAGCTGATGTCCATGGCGTTGCGGATGGAGCGGTGGGAGGTGCGCACCGCGCTGGACGGCACGTCCGCCGTGCGCACCGCGCGCGAGTTCCAGCCGGACGTGGTCGTGCTGGACGTGATGCTGCCCGACTTCGACGGGCTGGAGGTGCTGCGCCGGCTGCGCGTCGACCTGCCGGCGCTGCCCGTGCTGTTCCTGACCGCGAAGGACGCGGTGGAGGACCGGATCGCCGGGCTCACCGCGGGCGGCGACGACTACGTGACCAAGCCGTTCAGCCTGGAAGAGGTGGTGCTGCGGCTGCGCGGCCTGCTGCGCCGCACCGGCGTGACCGAGGCGCGTGCGGGCGCCGAGCTGGTGGTCGGCGACCTCGTGCTGGACGAGGAGACGCGCGAGGTGCGCCGAGGCGGCGCCCCGGTCGACCTCACCGCGACCGAGTTCGAGCTGCTGCGGTACCTGATGCGCAACCCCCGGCGGGTGCTGTCGAAGGCGCAGATCCTTGACCGGGTGTGGAACTACGACTTCGGCGGCCAGGCCAACATCGTCGAGCTGTACATCTCCTACCTGCGCAAGAAGATCGACGCGGGCCGGGCGCCGATGATCCACACGATGCGGGGCGCCGGGTATGTCCTCAAGCCGTCGACCTGACCGGCGGGCGTCGCGCGCCCGGAGCCGGCCGCTGCGGACCAAGCTGGTGGCGGCCCAGGTCGTGCTGCTGGCGGTGGTGTGCGCCATCATCGGCGTGACGACCGGGTTCGCGCTGCGGGACTCGCTGGTCGAGCAGGTGGACGGGAAGCTGTGGGAGGCGGCGGCCACGATCGGCCGCGACGTGGAGCGGGCGCCGCACACCCTGCCCGACGCGGCGCGGCCCGGCCCGCTGGGCGACGCGGGCTTCCCGCCCGGGACGCTGGCGCTGATCCGGCGCGGCGACGGCGTGGTGGACACCCAGCGGCAGCCGGTGGGCTTCGGCGACCGGGAGGGGCTGTCGGTCGACGTCACCAGGCAGATGGAGGGCGTGCCGCCCGACGCCCGCGCCCGCACGGCGGCGCTGGAGGGGCTGGGCGACCACCGGGTCCTCTCGCTGGTCACCCGGAGCGGGGCCGTGGTGACCGTCGGGATGCCGCTGGCCGACGTGAACAGCACGGTGTGGCGGATGGGGTGGGTGCTGGCCGGGGTGGCCCTGGCCGGGGTGATCGCGGTGAGCCTGGCGGGCGCGCTGATCGTGCGCCGCACGCTGCGCCCGCTGGAGCGGGTGGCCGCGACCGCGAGCCGGGTCGCCGAGCTGCCGCTGCACCAGGGCGAGGTGGCGCTGGCCGAGCGGGTGCCCGACGAGTACGCCGACCCCGGCACCGAGGTGGGCCAGGTCGGCCTGGCGCTGAACCGGATGCTCGGGCACGTCGGCAGCGCCCTGGAGGCCAGGCACGCCAGCGAGACCCGGGTCCGGCAGTTCGTCGCCGACGCCAGCCACGAGCTGCGCACCCCGCTGGCCGCCATCCGCGGCTACGCCGAGCTGACCCGGCGCACGTCCGACGAGGTGCCGCCGCGGATCGGGCACGCGATGCGGCGGGTGGAGTCCGAGGCGGTGCGGATGACGTCGCTGGTGGAGGACCTGCTGCTGCTGGCCCGGCTGGACGCGGGCCGGCCGCTGGCGCGCGAGCCGGTCGACCTGTCGCGGCTGGTGGTCGACACCGTCAGCGACGCCCGGATCGCCGGGCCGGACCACGAGTGGCGGCTGGCGCTGCCGCCGGACGCGGTCCAGGTGACCGGGGACGCGCACAAGCTGCACCAGGTGCTGGCGAACCTGCTGTCGAACGCGCGCACGCACACGCCGCCGGGCACGACCGTCACCACGTCGCTGTCCACTGTGGACCGGGCGGTGGAGGTGGCGGTGACCGACGACGGTCCGGGCATCCCGCCCGAGTCGCAGCGCGAGGTGTTCGAGCGGTTCAGCCGGGGCGACACGTCGCGGTCGCGGGCGGCCGGGAGCACCGGGCTCGGGCTGTCGATCGTGGCCGCCGTCGTGGCCTCGCACCACGGGTCCGTGCGGCTG
This genomic window from Saccharothrix sp. HUAS TT1 contains:
- a CDS encoding bifunctional UDP-sugar hydrolase/5'-nucleotidase, which produces MTGSPLHRRALLAGGAAGVLAVAGFHTVARAAPEDRTGGRRFTLTVLGTTDLHGNVFNWDYFADREFDDAAHNDVGLAKLSTLVKAVRQERGAHRTLLIDAGDTIQGTPLAYYYAKVEPIGRRRVHPMATAMNELGYDAAALGNHEFNYGIPLLRAFEKQLDFPLLAANAVDAATGEPAFRPYVIKTVWRTGAAPLRVGVLGLTNPGIAIWDKAHVEGRMTFPGVLEQAREWVPKVREAGADLVVVAAHSGADLSSSLGDLLPFPENCSALVAEEVPGIDAILVGHAHTEIAQRFVTNKATGARVLLTEPLFWGKRLSLMEFDLVWTPGRGWRNEASRSQVLDTTTVPEDPVIVRRLRDDHDKVVAYVNSRIGTSKAAMSAATARYEDTAVLDFVNRVQGEALKADLGAALPVLSLASPFNKAAAIPAGDVSVRDVAGLYVYDNTLFGVRLTGAQLKDYLERSAAYYQAVTTPGPHRPDALTNAGGTPDYLYDVAAGLDAPLTYDVDLARPVGQRITGLSYDGAPVAADQAFAVAVNNYRQSGGGNFPHVATAPVLHNRQLEIRQLIIDWVRERGEVDPAALHRVDWRLVVGGTPVVVG
- a CDS encoding sugar transferase: MGANRTTHPTVGSWEPAYRYGVITADVLCTVVVVALAGFFLSSRHASFAPLPLIALEAVTVAVVIGSLFLNRVWNPMVLGQGAEEFRRLGRGLFSSVVALGLGALAAGLPGARLWVFVVGPAVALVALPVRYLLRRPLHRARGEGRCLLPVLAAGNVDTVTDLIGRTRRAPHLGWRVDAVCTVDGRAEIGVELEGVPVVGRFGELAEQVRRGGYRIVAVTADAYWTPRRLQQLAWDLEGTGAEMVVAPALMDFAGPRLHVTGVLGMPLLRVSEPKFTGLRRLVKATVDKVGAAALLALLSPVLLAVAVAIMVDTRGPVLYRQRRVGKDGAPFTIVKFRTMVTNADALRAKLQAVNEGAGVLFKMRHDPRVTAVGRFLRRYSMDELPQLFNVLTGTMSLVGPRPPLPEESAKYGPDMRRRLLVKPGLTGLWQVSGRSDLSWDESVRLDLRYVEEWSLALDALILWKTFRAVFGGQGAY
- a CDS encoding RNA-binding S4 domain-containing protein, translating into MRIREVEISDDMIRLGQFLKLAGLADNGAHARELVESDEVTVNGRLETRRGAQLHDGDVIAVGDEKARLVAGR
- a CDS encoding sensor histidine kinase codes for the protein MAAQVVLLAVVCAIIGVTTGFALRDSLVEQVDGKLWEAAATIGRDVERAPHTLPDAARPGPLGDAGFPPGTLALIRRGDGVVDTQRQPVGFGDREGLSVDVTRQMEGVPPDARARTAALEGLGDHRVLSLVTRSGAVVTVGMPLADVNSTVWRMGWVLAGVALAGVIAVSLAGALIVRRTLRPLERVAATASRVAELPLHQGEVALAERVPDEYADPGTEVGQVGLALNRMLGHVGSALEARHASETRVRQFVADASHELRTPLAAIRGYAELTRRTSDEVPPRIGHAMRRVESEAVRMTSLVEDLLLLARLDAGRPLAREPVDLSRLVVDTVSDARIAGPDHEWRLALPPDAVQVTGDAHKLHQVLANLLSNARTHTPPGTTVTTSLSTVDRAVEVAVTDDGPGIPPESQREVFERFSRGDTSRSRAAGSTGLGLSIVAAVVASHHGSVRLDSEPGRTAFTVRLPR
- the mug gene encoding G/U mismatch-specific DNA glycosylase; protein product: MSAADGALPDVLGPGLEVLFCGINPGLMSAAKGQHFARPGNRFWPALHLSGFTPRLLRPDEQDELPGYGLGITNLVARPTAKADELTAEELRAGGARLTELAREHRPKVVAVVGVTAYRAAFGRKGAKVGPQEELIASARLWVLPNPSGLNAHYRLADLAEVFGRLRAEVERAG
- a CDS encoding DUF742 domain-containing protein, with amino-acid sequence MSTGSSDPEPTGGERRRRRSPRGEVGTTGARFGSPALRRHLDGEQPAPPEPARKRRSRGEVGATGARFGSAALRRSLEEVRDDPPAETAPFRAEPPTIPAIPAAREPEPAVEEFSGPLVRPYAWTGGRTASEYDLRLETLVSLEERGIAVAMRDTTAEQRSIVEVCADPRSVAEVSALLAVPLGVVRVLLGDLIGMGVVAVHDNAAAPGGPDLTLLERVLAGLRAL
- a CDS encoding copper resistance protein CopC — protein: MTRLALSALLATLALLGAAAPASAHTELVSSDPASGASLPQRPTQLTLTFTEPVPAESATVTVLAPDGSAWPLGEVTARGATLTVALLETGSPAGQYQVAWQVESLDGDFVDGTYAFTLTAPPRQQAPAVTTPGAPPAVTSAETATATATTTPSVATITEPTTGTSTPAATSSSSSGDDGGLPLWVWVLIAAVAALAAVTVFVGLRRRAKGDDTAEKAAD
- a CDS encoding response regulator transcription factor — protein: MRPVSASGSSPELRRPDGSPVRVLVVDDESTLAELMSMALRMERWEVRTALDGTSAVRTAREFQPDVVVLDVMLPDFDGLEVLRRLRVDLPALPVLFLTAKDAVEDRIAGLTAGGDDYVTKPFSLEEVVLRLRGLLRRTGVTEARAGAELVVGDLVLDEETREVRRGGAPVDLTATEFELLRYLMRNPRRVLSKAQILDRVWNYDFGGQANIVELYISYLRKKIDAGRAPMIHTMRGAGYVLKPST